The sequence AGCGCCTAGAGGCCAGCCGCGATCGCCTCCAGGCCACCCACTCCCAGCTGCAACAGCTCCAAGATCAGATCGCCCTCTCCACCCTAGAAAACTCCAGCGACACCACTCTGCCCCAGCGCCTGCAAACCCTCGTCGACGCCAACAAAATCATCCTGCAAAACAACCAAGACGCCCCCTAGACCCTTTCCCACCCTACCTTCTTCACTCTCTCACCATGCGCCGTCTTCCTCTTTTCCCCTTCCTGCTTGGTCTTTGCGCCGTCCTGTTGTGGAACTGCGCCCCTGGCAACGAGGTGCCTCGGGTAGACTCCCTAGACAGTGCGCGCCAAGTGCTTGAGCAGTCGGTGATGCCCCGTATCACTGTAGGCGAAGACTTGATTTCAGACGAGTTGGCCAGCCGCTACACCACCGACCAGATAGAAGATCCGCTGCCTGATATCAATGCCTTACCCCTCTACGCTGCCCAGCCCAGCGGCGGCAACACGGTTTATCTAGAAATCTACAGCTCATCGGAAAAGGCCAACGTCAACCGCCAAAATGAGCGCTGGCTAGTGGAAGTAGCCGAAACCTTTAACCAGCGCCAGGAGACGCTGCCCTCGGGGGAAGTGATTCAGGTGGGGGTGCGTCAGGTGGCTTCGGGTACCGCCGCTCGCATATTGGGGGCGAGGGCAGCCCAGCCCGCTGGTTATAGCCCCTCCAACGATCTCTGGGTGGCGATGGTGCAGAGCCAAGGGATAAATACGGTAACCGTGGCCGATCGCCTGGTGCCTAACACGGCTGGCTGGGTGCTGCCCAAGCCGGTCTACGATGGCCTGGCCGAAAACGGTACCGTTAGCTTTGATCGACTGCTTAATGCGATCGCCTCAGGCCAGGTCACCGTCGCCTATCCCAACCCCTACAGCAGCTCCACCGCGCTCAACCTGCTCTACACCCTCTACTGGCGAGCCGCCGGGCACCAGGAAACCGGTGGTACTCTCACCGTGGCTGAGCTGCAAACCCCCCAGGTCAACTCCGTCTTTGACCAGTTTCAACAGCAGGTGTTGATCACCACTCCCACCACCCTCGACCTGCAAGAGCTGTTTCTGCGCGACCAGAGCAACCTGCAAGCCTTTCCGCTGGAGTACCAAAATTACCTTGCTCTGCGCCAAGTGCCCGGCTTTAGCGACACCGAGTTTGTGCCCTTTGGCGTGCCCCACAACAACCCCCTGGTCGGCTTCGACTGGAACACGCCCCAGCAGCAGCAGGCCCTGCAACGGTTTGCCCAGTTCGCCCAATCGGCAGAAATGCAGGCCCTGGCCCAGCAGCAGGGCTTTGTCGAAACCGACTATTTGACCGCTGGGCAAGTACCCCCCTTCCCCGACGGCGAAACTCTATTGGCCGCCCAGTCAAACTGGAAGCTGCGTAAAGACGGGGGCCGCACGGTCTACATGAGCCTGGTGATCGACACCAGCGGCTCCATGGAAGGGCAGCGTATGCAGGCGCTCAAAGATGGCCTGCGGGTGGCTGCCGGGCAAATTAACTCGGGCAATTACGTCAGCATTGTCACCTTTGCCGATAAGCCCGTGCGTCGCTTACCTTTGGCTCCCTTTGACCAGCTTCAGCACCAGAAGTTTTTGGCCACCATTGACCAACTGCAGGCCGATGGGGCTACGGCTATGTACGACGGCACCATGGTGGGCCTAGCCGATCTACTGGCCAAAAAAGCAGCGGATCCTACCGGACGCTTTTACCTGCTGCTGCTCACCGATGGCGAGGTCAACCGGGGCTACACCTTTGATGCCATTCAAGACATTCTGACCTACAGCGACGTGCGGTTTTATCCGATCGCCTACGGAGAGGTCAACCAGAACGAACTTCAGGCGATCGCCCAACTGCGCGAATCGACCGTTCAGCAGGGCACTCCAGACAACGTGCAAAGCCTATTTAAAGATCTGTTCCAGGTTAATCTTTAGGGGTTTTGGGCTTCAGCCATGGCCCAAACCCAGCTACCTAAAACCTAAAACTTAAAACCTGTTTCCTCTGCCCCTATGCGCAACCCCAACCAACGACTGATCTACACCCTCGGCCTGGGCTGGATTGCCTTTGCGGCCCTGGGGTTGGGGCTGCGTCACTTACTGGCTAGCCCTAGGGTTACAGTGGTCATCGATCGCAGCTATTGCGACCCGGCCCGGTGGCAGCAACGGGTCAGCGATCGCTACGCCGATCTCTACGACCAGCAGGAACAGCGGCAGCTCATCATTGACCAGGTGATCTATGTCAGCGACCTGGGCCAGGAGGTGGCTACCAGCGTTCCGTCCCCAGACGAGATCGAGACCCTCAGTACCTTTGGTCGGCCCAACCCCACCCAAATGCAGCAGGCATCCCAAGCCTATCCCGAAGCCACCATGCTGACCTGCGGCAACTAGCGTAGATCAGCCCGACGAGAGCTGGGTTGAGGGCTTGCCCCGCCATCGACCTCAATTCGGGCCTAAACTGAAAGCTGCGTCACCATTTGCATCGCCCCATGACCGCTACGCCCAACTTTTCCAGCGACACCACGGCCCGCCCGACTGACAGCGACTGGCGGCTGTTTTTGCGCATGTGGCCCTATATCTACCGCCACCGCGCGGCCCTGGTCATACCGCTGATTTTGCTGGTGCCCCTGTCGCTGTCGAATGCCTTTCAGCCGGTACTGATTGGCCAGGCGATTTCTCTGATTCGCCAAGAGCCCGTGATGGGCTTTTTAGAGGGGCGCACCCTGCAGGGTGGGCTCAATTTACTGGTCGGGCTGCTGGTGGTCACTGTGGCTACTCGGCTGCTGCTCGATGGTCTGCAGAGCTATCTTGTGCAGGCGGTGGGACAAAAAATTACCGCCGACA is a genomic window of Nodosilinea sp. E11 containing:
- a CDS encoding VWA domain-containing protein codes for the protein MRRLPLFPFLLGLCAVLLWNCAPGNEVPRVDSLDSARQVLEQSVMPRITVGEDLISDELASRYTTDQIEDPLPDINALPLYAAQPSGGNTVYLEIYSSSEKANVNRQNERWLVEVAETFNQRQETLPSGEVIQVGVRQVASGTAARILGARAAQPAGYSPSNDLWVAMVQSQGINTVTVADRLVPNTAGWVLPKPVYDGLAENGTVSFDRLLNAIASGQVTVAYPNPYSSSTALNLLYTLYWRAAGHQETGGTLTVAELQTPQVNSVFDQFQQQVLITTPTTLDLQELFLRDQSNLQAFPLEYQNYLALRQVPGFSDTEFVPFGVPHNNPLVGFDWNTPQQQQALQRFAQFAQSAEMQALAQQQGFVETDYLTAGQVPPFPDGETLLAAQSNWKLRKDGGRTVYMSLVIDTSGSMEGQRMQALKDGLRVAAGQINSGNYVSIVTFADKPVRRLPLAPFDQLQHQKFLATIDQLQADGATAMYDGTMVGLADLLAKKAADPTGRFYLLLLTDGEVNRGYTFDAIQDILTYSDVRFYPIAYGEVNQNELQAIAQLRESTVQQGTPDNVQSLFKDLFQVNL